From Calothrix sp. PCC 6303, a single genomic window includes:
- the rpmB gene encoding 50S ribosomal protein L28: MSRRCQLTGKKANNGFSISHSHRRTKRLQHVNLQSKRIWWSEGNRWVRLKISTKAIKTLEVKGLAAMAKEAGINLNDF; the protein is encoded by the coding sequence ATGTCCCGTCGCTGTCAACTCACTGGCAAAAAAGCAAACAACGGCTTTTCAATATCCCACTCACACCGCCGCACCAAGCGTCTTCAACACGTCAACCTCCAAAGCAAACGTATTTGGTGGTCTGAAGGCAATCGTTGGGTGAGACTCAAAATATCCACCAAAGCCATCAAAACCCTTGAAGTTAAAGGTTTGGCAGCAATGGCGAAAGAAGCAGGTATTAACCTCAACGATTTCTAA
- a CDS encoding DUF4335 domain-containing protein: protein MNIQRKYSLPNCTLLLEGLSDSSRAAHYQDMRPELSILVNAECYLSGLSKPLVGGREFFESLVRAVSGYAQLFLSNVPNFQVSNQNSEIVQIHKVDPNCHRLVMHPETEQDLNSNLQTTPEPVETDLNTVQLFDLVEAIDQFFADSQTLPELTLQLQSVSKHDSGISQGALIKQAVPATVGLSGLAAAAVVLSLIPVPSVKELQPQEQVSSKTETTNVTPSLAASDTPIPTVATSEPASVVPTPTVSASMVTAEAATATPSTTPVPTATGSPGVNANLESLLATVPEITDASQLRSLNRQVYNSINPAWTNRGSLPEDVVYRVGVAADGAIVGYKAVNKGANDVVDQTPLPGLLYNPATRATVANEPIAQYRVVFRKQGVLEVSPWNGYSQKPQIVGEKISEPNQVKDLSQKLYEQVRKDWGGTPTFKSDLKYRVAVNKDAVISDYEPLNQVAVDHSNETPLPKILKDIYGSNLKPPTSNEPLAHYQLVFKPNGTLEIQPWQGYQ, encoded by the coding sequence ATGAATATTCAAAGAAAATATAGTTTGCCAAATTGTACATTGCTTCTGGAGGGTTTAAGTGATTCTAGCAGGGCTGCACATTATCAAGATATGCGCCCAGAATTATCAATTTTGGTAAATGCAGAATGCTATTTATCTGGTTTGAGTAAGCCTTTGGTGGGTGGACGAGAATTTTTTGAAAGCTTGGTGCGGGCTGTTAGCGGTTATGCTCAACTATTTTTGAGTAATGTGCCCAATTTTCAAGTTTCCAATCAAAATTCAGAAATTGTTCAAATACATAAAGTTGATCCAAATTGCCATAGATTGGTGATGCATCCGGAGACTGAACAGGATCTAAATTCAAATTTACAAACCACTCCAGAACCAGTAGAAACAGATTTAAATACTGTTCAACTATTCGATTTAGTAGAAGCCATAGATCAATTTTTTGCAGATAGTCAAACTTTGCCAGAATTGACATTGCAATTGCAGTCTGTTTCTAAACATGATAGTGGCATCAGTCAAGGGGCATTAATTAAGCAGGCTGTTCCCGCTACAGTTGGTTTGTCTGGGTTAGCAGCAGCGGCGGTTGTCTTAAGTTTAATTCCGGTACCATCAGTTAAGGAACTTCAACCTCAAGAACAAGTTAGCAGCAAGACAGAAACCACCAACGTCACACCGTCTTTGGCAGCTAGTGATACTCCAATTCCCACAGTGGCAACTAGTGAACCAGCATCTGTTGTCCCAACACCCACAGTTTCGGCTTCGATGGTGACGGCAGAAGCGGCAACCGCCACCCCATCGACAACACCTGTACCAACAGCTACAGGCTCACCTGGTGTAAATGCTAACCTAGAATCTCTATTAGCGACGGTTCCAGAAATTACCGATGCATCTCAACTGCGATCGCTTAATCGTCAAGTCTATAATTCTATCAACCCAGCTTGGACAAATCGTGGCAGCTTACCAGAAGATGTAGTTTACCGAGTTGGTGTCGCCGCAGATGGGGCAATTGTTGGCTATAAAGCAGTTAATAAGGGTGCTAACGATGTAGTTGATCAAACCCCTTTACCAGGCTTACTTTATAACCCTGCCACCCGTGCTACAGTTGCTAACGAACCAATTGCCCAATACCGAGTCGTTTTTAGAAAGCAGGGTGTCTTAGAAGTTAGTCCTTGGAATGGATATTCTCAAAAACCCCAGATAGTTGGTGAGAAAATCTCAGAACCCAACCAGGTTAAAGATTTAAGCCAAAAACTCTACGAACAGGTTCGCAAAGATTGGGGTGGAACTCCCACATTTAAAAGTGATTTGAAATATCGAGTCGCTGTTAATAAAGATGCTGTCATCTCCGATTATGAACCATTAAACCAAGTGGCTGTTGATCATTCCAACGAAACACCCCTACCAAAAATACTCAAAGATATCTACGGTTCAAATCTCAAACCACCTACTAGCAACGAACCCCTAGCCCACTATCAGCTAGTATTTAAACCTAACGGTACTTTGGAGATTCAGCCTTGGCAAGGATATCAATAG
- a CDS encoding DUF3038 domain-containing protein, with amino-acid sequence MNISASLTPYNTTPPQSLPMILDTLPEPVVEGQVCPRKTRLQIDLILLAIEALELDGSEAILVFSEELDLKGVIKDRVNLWRMRSSNPMRRAYARRPLSIMEAKALVVIACYIARRLTVVIRQLLIVYQQLNEKQIPLEQNLRLSNYLERFRVHFKSRMNPRRSSLLQLTSDAKIDELAISLLGQLLFCTGTAGMQRFWISLFDGEVE; translated from the coding sequence ATGAATATCTCCGCCAGTTTAACACCATATAACACTACGCCTCCCCAGTCATTGCCGATGATTCTGGACACACTTCCCGAACCAGTTGTTGAAGGACAAGTATGTCCCCGCAAAACTAGGTTACAAATTGATTTAATTTTACTAGCAATTGAAGCTCTGGAATTAGATGGCTCCGAAGCTATTTTAGTGTTTTCAGAAGAACTAGATTTAAAAGGAGTTATCAAAGATCGAGTAAACTTGTGGCGAATGCGTAGCAGTAACCCGATGCGAAGAGCTTATGCTCGCCGTCCTTTGAGTATCATGGAAGCAAAGGCTTTGGTAGTAATCGCTTGCTATATCGCTCGACGCTTAACAGTGGTGATTCGCCAATTGTTAATTGTTTATCAACAATTGAACGAAAAGCAAATACCTTTGGAACAAAATCTACGCTTATCTAACTATTTAGAAAGATTTAGAGTCCACTTTAAAAGTCGAATGAATCCAAGACGCTCAAGCTTACTACAATTAACTTCAGATGCGAAAATAGATGAGCTAGCTATTAGTTTATTAGGTCAACTGCTGTTTTGTACGGGGACTGCGGGGATGCAGCGATTCTGGATTAGTCTTTTTGACGGTGAAGTAGAGTAA
- a CDS encoding adenine phosphoribosyltransferase — MDLKALIRDIPDFPKPGILFRDITTLLSDPKGLRYTIDLLAQKCQEEGLTIDYIVGMESRGFIFGTPLAYKIGAGFIPVRKPGKLPSAVYSVEYQLEYGTDSLEIHQDALKPGDRVLIVDDLIATGGTAKATAHLLQKIGCELVGFGFIIELRDLHGRKHLPDVPIISIVEY, encoded by the coding sequence ATGGATTTAAAAGCTCTGATTCGTGACATTCCTGATTTTCCCAAGCCAGGAATTTTATTCCGAGATATCACTACACTGCTATCTGACCCTAAGGGACTGCGGTATACGATTGATTTACTCGCGCAAAAGTGCCAGGAAGAAGGTTTGACGATTGATTATATCGTCGGAATGGAATCACGGGGGTTTATTTTTGGTACACCTTTAGCTTACAAAATCGGGGCTGGTTTTATCCCGGTTCGCAAACCTGGTAAATTACCTAGTGCTGTTTATTCAGTTGAGTATCAATTAGAATATGGCACTGACAGTTTAGAGATTCATCAAGATGCATTAAAACCAGGCGATCGCGTTCTGATTGTAGACGATTTAATCGCCACTGGTGGAACTGCTAAGGCAACGGCACACCTGTTACAGAAAATTGGCTGCGAATTGGTGGGTTTTGGGTTTATCATCGAGCTACGAGATCTACATGGGCGTAAACATTTACCCGATGTCCCCATTATCTCGATAGTAGAATATTAG
- a CDS encoding ABC transporter permease: protein MTASKVSWETGKDWFIRFLTSETLIYVIKRLLQASFTLLLASALSFFIIQLAPGDYLDVLRQNPKISEDRVAELTRLYGLDKSWAEQYFLWLWRIFTKWDFNQSFLSQRPVASLIGERVQATLLLAVSSLVMTWVVAIPLGIVAAVKQNRTTDRVLQVISYIGQGFPSFITALFLLIFAQITTPLFPTGGITSINHEELNWFGKILDVLWHMILPTIALSVTSFAGLQRITRGELLDVLRQDYIQTARAKGLPENRVIYVHALRNAINPLITLLGFELAGLLSGAFIAEFFFNWPGLGRLTLKAVQDQDLYVLMASLVMGAVLLILGNLVADLMLKFADPRIKLEDLN, encoded by the coding sequence ATGACTGCCAGTAAGGTTTCTTGGGAAACAGGTAAAGATTGGTTCATTCGGTTTTTAACGAGTGAAACCCTAATCTATGTAATTAAACGACTATTACAGGCATCTTTTACACTGTTATTAGCATCTGCCTTGTCATTTTTTATCATTCAGTTAGCCCCAGGTGATTATCTTGATGTCCTCAGGCAAAATCCCAAAATTTCAGAAGATCGTGTTGCTGAGTTAACACGTTTGTATGGGTTAGATAAGTCGTGGGCTGAACAATATTTTCTCTGGCTATGGCGAATTTTTACAAAGTGGGATTTTAATCAAAGCTTTCTTTCCCAACGTCCTGTAGCTTCATTAATTGGAGAAAGAGTTCAAGCCACATTACTATTAGCGGTTTCTTCGTTGGTGATGACTTGGGTAGTTGCGATTCCTTTGGGAATTGTGGCAGCAGTTAAACAAAATCGCACCACTGATAGAGTTTTACAGGTAATTAGCTATATTGGGCAGGGTTTTCCTAGTTTTATTACTGCCTTGTTTTTATTAATTTTCGCCCAAATCACAACACCCCTTTTCCCAACTGGTGGTATTACCAGTATTAATCATGAAGAACTCAATTGGTTTGGTAAAATTTTGGATGTGCTATGGCACATGATTTTGCCAACTATTGCTTTGAGTGTTACTAGTTTTGCTGGATTACAGCGAATTACTAGGGGTGAATTACTGGATGTATTGCGGCAAGATTATATCCAAACTGCCCGTGCTAAGGGATTACCAGAAAATCGGGTGATTTATGTTCATGCATTACGTAATGCCATTAATCCTCTGATTACGTTGTTGGGTTTTGAGCTTGCTGGTTTGTTAAGTGGTGCTTTTATTGCTGAGTTTTTCTTCAATTGGCCCGGTTTAGGAAGATTAACTTTAAAGGCAGTCCAAGATCAAGATTTGTATGTGTTAATGGCAAGTTTGGTGATGGGGGCAGTATTGTTAATTTTGGGTAATTTAGTGGCAGATTTAATGCTGAAATTTGCTGATCCACGCATTAAGTTGGAAGATTTAAACTAG
- a CDS encoding serine/threonine-protein kinase, whose protein sequence is MTNLPFTGSEIAAGTLIDNRYIIQKLLGQGGLGRTYLAFDTRRFNEPCVLKEFAPIGTGEGGLEKCRNLFKREAKILHKLEHPQIPRFLACFEGDGRLFLVQEFVDGKTYSDLLRDRQSRGECFSEFEVIDWLRKILPILDYVHEHHIIHRDISPDNIMLPTGETLPVLIDFGVGKQIADLNEGSTPETATFVGKVSLVGKVGYAPREQISIGMCSPSSDLYALGVTAAVLLTGHDPSFLMDQYSLEWKWRGFCEVSDRFAEILDKMLADRPKYRYQSASEVCWDLDELTKQDEDFSVNFSDTYTDTDFDADISTLYDLAPESSTTNSELYSKLQNDNFSQPHSNNFSQLKNNNFNQTHNNSFNSFLSPQNQQSASSITPDFLQRCQQQLASYIGPMASLIIEETLADNPDISPYQLVEHLSREISEPQAALEFTRTLFT, encoded by the coding sequence ATGACTAATTTACCCTTTACAGGCTCAGAAATCGCTGCTGGCACTTTAATTGATAACCGTTATATCATCCAGAAACTTTTGGGGCAAGGGGGTTTGGGACGTACTTATTTAGCATTTGACACTCGTCGCTTCAATGAACCTTGTGTACTCAAAGAGTTTGCACCAATTGGTACAGGGGAAGGTGGTTTAGAGAAATGCCGTAATTTATTTAAACGGGAAGCAAAAATTCTCCACAAGTTGGAACATCCCCAAATTCCGCGATTTTTGGCTTGTTTTGAAGGTGATGGACGGCTATTTTTAGTTCAAGAATTTGTCGATGGTAAAACCTATTCTGACCTATTACGCGATCGCCAAAGTCGTGGAGAGTGCTTTTCTGAGTTTGAAGTCATCGATTGGCTGAGAAAAATACTGCCTATCTTAGACTATGTTCACGAACACCATATTATCCATCGTGACATCTCCCCAGATAATATCATGCTACCTACAGGGGAAACCTTACCTGTGTTGATTGATTTTGGCGTTGGTAAGCAGATAGCCGACTTAAACGAAGGAAGTACCCCAGAAACCGCCACATTCGTTGGTAAGGTATCCTTAGTGGGGAAAGTGGGGTATGCACCTAGAGAACAAATTAGCATTGGAATGTGTTCCCCTAGCAGTGATTTATATGCTTTGGGTGTAACTGCCGCTGTTTTACTCACAGGACACGATCCATCATTTTTAATGGATCAATATTCATTAGAATGGAAATGGCGCGGCTTTTGCGAAGTTAGCGATCGCTTTGCCGAAATTCTCGATAAAATGCTAGCAGACAGACCAAAGTATCGTTATCAGTCAGCCAGTGAAGTCTGTTGGGATTTGGATGAATTAACGAAACAAGATGAAGATTTTTCCGTAAATTTTAGTGACACATACACTGACACAGATTTTGATGCTGATATTTCAACCCTCTATGATTTAGCACCTGAATCATCTACGACTAACTCTGAATTATATAGCAAATTACAAAACGATAATTTTAGCCAACCACACAGTAATAATTTCAGCCAGCTAAAAAACAACAATTTTAATCAAACACACAACAACAGCTTTAATTCTTTTCTTTCTCCCCAAAATCAGCAATCAGCATCTTCCATTACTCCTGATTTTCTCCAACGCTGCCAACAACAATTAGCCTCATATATTGGACCAATGGCTAGCCTGATTATTGAGGAAACCTTAGCAGATAATCCTGATATTTCACCATATCAATTAGTTGAACATCTATCAAGGGAAATATCAGAACCCCAGGCAGCCCTAGAATTTACAAGGACATTATTCACCTAA
- a CDS encoding phosphate/phosphite/phosphonate ABC transporter substrate-binding protein yields the protein MKINFISKILFLKIIILTGLLTTSCNQKPPESRNPELTIGVVSYGEGNVSLEKYDRFKDYLGKQTRSRIELEPAFNELQAIEQIQRQKWDIVFAPPGLAAIAISKQMYIPVFSMEGVSSTQRSLLVVRDEKPYQKVSDLRNKVVGMAEMGSAAGYYVPLYDLYGLTLAQIKFASTPKIALSWLNDSSADAVAIAERDFEVMKREFSPTKFRVLHTSRWIPSGVVLIGPSIDRTRQTQIQNIMREAPGDVTADAGYVPTAKIPKYDQFIQLIDKVRPLEERVKKQPVVLLHQESLNTATPTPQATNSP from the coding sequence ATGAAAATTAACTTTATATCGAAAATTTTATTCCTAAAAATTATCATCCTCACCGGATTATTAACTACTAGTTGTAATCAAAAGCCTCCAGAATCTCGTAACCCAGAATTAACAATTGGTGTTGTTAGTTATGGGGAGGGAAATGTGTCTTTGGAAAAGTATGATCGCTTTAAAGACTACCTTGGGAAGCAAACGCGATCGCGTATTGAATTGGAACCCGCTTTTAACGAGTTACAAGCCATTGAACAAATTCAGCGCCAAAAGTGGGATATAGTATTTGCACCTCCTGGACTGGCAGCGATCGCAATTAGCAAGCAGATGTATATTCCAGTGTTTTCTATGGAGGGTGTCAGCAGCACTCAACGTTCATTATTGGTGGTGCGAGATGAGAAACCATATCAAAAGGTGAGCGATTTAAGGAATAAAGTTGTAGGGATGGCAGAAATGGGTTCAGCTGCTGGCTACTACGTTCCATTGTATGACCTTTACGGCTTAACTTTAGCCCAAATCAAGTTTGCATCCACCCCCAAAATAGCCCTCTCTTGGTTAAATGATAGTAGCGCGGATGCAGTTGCGATCGCTGAACGTGATTTTGAAGTGATGAAGCGGGAATTTTCGCCAACAAAATTTAGAGTCCTACATACCAGTCGCTGGATTCCTTCAGGAGTAGTACTAATTGGACCGAGTATTGATCGGACTCGTCAAACTCAAATCCAGAATATCATGCGGGAAGCTCCTGGTGATGTCACCGCTGATGCAGGCTATGTGCCAACTGCTAAAATACCCAAATACGATCAATTTATTCAATTAATTGATAAAGTCAGACCATTGGAAGAGCGAGTCAAGAAACAACCAGTTGTTTTGTTACATCAAGAATCGTTAAATACCGCAACACCAACTCCCCAAGCTACTAATAGTCCCTAA